AAGTGTTTCTAATCTTTTAGAAATTACTTCTTTTTTTTCTTTTAAATCATTTTCTGCGTCTTTTTTTGAAACCTCAATTAATAAACTACCTGCAGATTTATAAATTAAACCTTTTGCATTTTCTAATTCTTTTAAAGCATGGTCAAATTCTTTTTCTTGCATGCTTAATTGTTGTTTTTGCATATTTAAAATTTGAATTTGTTGCTGTAAATTTCCTTCATCCATATTTATCTTTCCTCCATATTATCTATTTTTTCTGTCATTGACAAAATGCGTAAATAACTATTAATAACAGACCTAAGTATTACTGCATCTTTTGCTGTAATATTAATAACAACTATGTTTTTAATTCTTTCAATTTTAGATGAAAATCTTTCTGAGTTTTTCATTTCTGTATTAAGTACTTTTTGTATATTAATTGCTTGATTTTCAGTTTTACAATTAATTTTTAAATTATTTTCTAATTCCATGTTATCCCTAATTTTATATACTTAGCATATTTTAAATAGTTTTGTGAATTAAATATTAACTTATTTCATCAAACAATTTTGTAATCTCCTTAAGATCAAGGTGAAGGATTTTATTTTCATCCATACTTCTAATGCACTCTTCAGTAAAACCAGACTTTGAAACAACTAAATAATCATATTTTCCTTTAATACTCACATATTTAGATTTCCGTATTAATTCATTAATAATAGAAAAATTTTCTGGTTTTGAGTTCCATTTGATTTCACCTAAAAGAATAATATGCCCTTCTTTTGGATTATGCGCAAGAATATCTATCTCATTTCCATTTCTATCCCACCATCCACCGATACTCTCAAAACTTATTAATTGCTCTTTTATTTTTTTACCTTGGTAACACACTAAAAGCTCTTTTATTATGTCCTCAAATACCTTTCCAACATATGCATTTAAATCTCTATTTATTATTTGCATAACATACTCTCTGTTTCCTAAAGTTATTGCAGATTGATTTTCAAAAATAAATTTATACCAAAATTTAAAAAAATTATCTTTTATTTTATATCTTCGCAGTCTTTCTTTTCCAAGAACTGGATCATTTTTTTCAACTAGGTCAAGCAAATTTTCAAGTTTGAATATATATGGGGGTAATGTTGTTGAAGATATTTTTGTAAAATCCTGAATTTCTTTTAAAACTTCTTTTCCAGAAGAGATTGATTGTAATATGGAATTATATCTTGCATGAATCCTAACGCTTTCATATTCAAGGAGTGTTTTTGGTTCATCTGATAATTCTCCATTTTCAATTAAAATCAATTCATTTATAGCACTTAATGAATCTGTAAATTTCTTTGCTTTTTCTAAATAATAAGGAGTTCCACCAAAAATGGAATAACATAATATTTTTTCCTCTTCTGAATAATCACTAAACATCATACGAAAGTCATTATATTTAAAAGGGGAAATTTTTATCTTTAAAGCACGGCCATAAAGTGCACCTGCTTTACTATTTGTTATTTTCTGCATCATACCTATAGATGAACCAACAAGAACAATCATTATTTTATTATTTTTAAATTCAATATCCCAATGTTTTTGCAACGAAGTGATAAATTCAGGAGACGTGTCAAGAAAACGCTGAAATTCATCTATAACTAAAATAAAATTCTCTTTATTTCCTATATATTTAAAAAAATCT
The sequence above is drawn from the Candidatus Micrarchaeia archaeon genome and encodes:
- a CDS encoding prefoldin subunit, encoding MDEGNLQQQIQILNMQKQQLSMQEKEFDHALKELENAKGLIYKSAGSLLIEVSKKDAENDLKEKKEVISKRLETLDLQEKRMQSKIKDLKKDK
- a CDS encoding ATP-binding protein gives rise to the protein MNERTKFYDRKKEMNILNTKYDEIKKGNGVMLAIYGRRRVGKTELIRQFMEKIDAKKLYFYVDLAERNVQLNALSKAVQEQLKENIIFGDFEDFFKYIGNKENFILVIDEFQRFLDTSPEFITSLQKHWDIEFKNNKIMIVLVGSSIGMMQKITNSKAGALYGRALKIKISPFKYNDFRMMFSDYSEEEKILCYSIFGGTPYYLEKAKKFTDSLSAINELILIENGELSDEPKTLLEYESVRIHARYNSILQSISSGKEVLKEIQDFTKISSTTLPPYIFKLENLLDLVEKNDPVLGKERLRRYKIKDNFFKFWYKFIFENQSAITLGNREYVMQIINRDLNAYVGKVFEDIIKELLVCYQGKKIKEQLISFESIGGWWDRNGNEIDILAHNPKEGHIILLGEIKWNSKPENFSIINELIRKSKYVSIKGKYDYLVVSKSGFTEECIRSMDENKILHLDLKEITKLFDEIS
- a CDS encoding KEOPS complex subunit Pcc1, translated to MELENNLKINCKTENQAINIQKVLNTEMKNSERFSSKIERIKNIVVINITAKDAVILRSVINSYLRILSMTEKIDNMEER